In Sander vitreus isolate 19-12246 chromosome 4, sanVit1, whole genome shotgun sequence, the genomic stretch acgttagcctaccgctagctagttaacactatactcgacagcagctaacgttagcctaccgctagctagttaacactatactcgacagcagctaacgttagcctaccgctagctagttaacagcagctacttgacagcagctaacgttagcctaccgctagctagtagctggattaaacacggttaaaatgctgacagctaacgctaaacggtgtaaagtgtgactgtgttttactgtagaggattcaacaccgggatgtaacaatctgcagctgccgtcggagaaacaacacagacggtgcgttcaatgaaactggtaaactacagcctcgtggtgcatttgaagttattgttaaatgtcctttaccatctggttgctgttgttgtcgttcaacagcagtttactagtgaaataagttatagtagtagtagtagtagtagtattgttgaccatatggccttagcaataaacaagccgttctttaatgtcaccaactgtttagtaccttttttattcttttctttttttactttcttaaaaagtctcggttcaggcaccgttaattatgtatgtgattaatttcgattaattaatcacagagtaggtaattaattagattacattttttaattgattgacagccctaatatttattttttataacttCATCAAGAATCATCTTCAGTAGAGAGCCATTCAGCCTCTGAGTGAGCACAATCCTGACTCACTTTGTGCAGAACCCAAGATGCAACTGGTTGACATagataaaaaacatatttgtattGGTTTGTATGTTTCCTataatgtcaaaatgtttgcaaaaatACTGCATATGTGCCATTTTAGTAACTTTCATTATTGTGCATGTATTTCTTCCAGACGGTGAGGAAAACAGCCCTGGCAGAATGATGATGTACTACCTTAACGATGGAGTGTTTGGCTCCCTGAGTTGCATTGTCCATGACCCTGCTCACTCCAACTATGAGCCATATCTTCACAGGGTAAATATCAACCGTCACCACATAAGAAAGCCAATATTGGACGATTCTGCAAAACACCAGATTGCGTCCAAGGTATGGTGAGGCCACGATTACGGAAAGATCGTGGTTGTGGTTTAGAGAAAAGCAAAAAGTAGGTGGCAGAATGCAGTCAGACTGCGACCTCCACAAGCTTACTGTCCACCTAAAGAGGAAAGAGGACACTCCTAAAGTAGTACTTCACTTTGGCTTTGGAAATGTTGCATAATGGATGTTATCCCAAATGCTTGGGATACTACACACAAAAAGTGATAGGTTGTTTCTGTAAACACACGGTTGGGTTGCTCATATTGGGTCAAAAAGGTTCTAAGGGGTTCATTTGCAGCTGAATAGCTGGTTGGGTTACTTTGACCCAACGGTTGGTTCATTATTTTCCTGTTACGGTTGGGTTAAGagtacatccatccatccatcttcgtccgcttatctggggtcgggtcgcgggggtagcagctccagcaggggaccccaaacttccctttcccgagccacatgaaccagctccgactgggggatcccgaggcgttcccaggccaggttggagatataatccctccacctagtcctgggtcttccccgaggcctcctcccagctggacgtccctccacctagtcctgggtctcccccgaggcctcctcccagctggacgtccctccacctagtcctgggtctccccgaggcctcctcccagctgggacgtccctccacctagtcctgggtcttccccgaggcctcctcccagctggacgtccctccacctagtcctgggtctccccgaggcctcctcccagctggacgtccctccacctagtcctgggtctcccccgagacctcctcccagctggacgtccctacacctagtcctgggtcttccccgaggcctcctcccagctggacgtccctacacctagtcctgggtctcccccgagacctcctcccagctggacgtccctccacctagtcctgggtctcccccgaggcctcctcccagctggacgtgcctggaacacctccctagggaggcgcccagggggcatccttaccagatgtccgaaccacctcaactggctcctttcgacgtgaaggagcagcggctctactccgagctcctcacggataactgagcttctcacccgatctctaagggagacgccagctaccctcctgaggaaacccatttcggccgcttgtaccctggatcttgttctttcggtcatgactaAGGACTAATGACTATGGGTTAAGAGTATAGGCTCTAaatcacgtgtcaaactcaaggcctgcgggccaaatccggcccctcgcagattaTGATCCGGCCTGCacatcaatttaggttcacaatacattctGGCACACCTAGATTGTCGCTTTTTCCGACGACGGCTGAGGAACTTTTTCCTGACTTCTTTAGGACTTTGTCAACCAAACTGTAAGTAAGAAGACTATATgacacatgcaataatacagtcaaagatattttacttttttgattaAAGATATCAAAGAAAACATGTCCGGCCCTTGGTGTACtgcttattttccagtgtgaccCCCAGTGAAGTTGCTCTAAAAGAATGACCCAACCAGATATCTTTATGCACAGTAACGGAGAATTGTTTAAAATAACAGTCACTTACCACCTAGCCTGAGAACAGCGTAAAATGCCATGTCAGACATGAGATAGGAATAGATTAGTAGAATATGATAACTAATGTCATGTGCATTGTATATGTTAATGATTGTGTTCTACACAGGTTGTTGAGAGCAGCGAGCGGAGATACCGGTCCGTTATCTGGGGTCCAACCTGCGACAGCTTTGACAAAGTAATTGACAACTACTGGATTCCTGAGTTGCGTGTGGGGGACTGGCTTCTCATCGACAACATGGGCGCTTACTCCGTCAGTGCCACGTCTGACTTCAATAGCTTTGAAAGAACGCCCATTTACCCTGTTGTGACAGCTGAGACCTGGCACGCCTTAAACCTTTCTCACACCTTCAACAACCAGTAACGATCTGGTAACACTTCTGTTGGACATTGGTTTAACACACGTCCGATAGGGATGCTGTTATTGCCCCTGGTGCGGGGTAAGTTGTGCCTTTGGGGGAATACGTTGGGGTAAAGTGACTTCTGAAGTAAAACAGAACATTGTAATGTTATGAACTGTAATGCTATATGAAAGCAAGACAAATTCAATAATTACTCATTTAAGGTTTATTTAGATATTGTCACCCTATTAAACTGTTGGAATAAGTCATATTTGTGAATCATTTCAGGTAAAAAGGCTTTGGCAATAGATGCCCGTTGACACAGAACGCTGTCTGTCAACTGTGTAACATAAGAATAAAGTGACTAGGCTAATTTCTAAACATCCTATTGTGACTTAGGCCACTTAAACACTGTAATTACATGGTGCAAACCCAAAACTGAAATCAGTGTTagctaaattaaacaaatggcAGGTAGGCCTAAGTCAAACACTGATGAGGCACGGCCATCTCCCCACTTCTCCAGATCATCCCCTGTATGTAGGTCTAGGTGGTCTGGATCTGGCCTCCTACTTAACATCCCACTTGTCAATGCTGCAGGGGAATATAAACGTCTGCTCCCtcaactcccacacacacacacacacacagacacacacacacagagacacactcacacagacacacacacacacacacacacacacacagacacagagacacacacagagacacacacacacacacacacacacacacacacagacacacacacacacacacacactcacacagagacacacacacacacacacacacacacacacacacacacacacacacacacacacacatacactcacactgacacacacaaactctcacacacagataaTATGGGAATATAAACGTCTGCTCCCtcaactcccacacacacacacacacacagacacacacacacacacacactctcacacacagacacagagacacacacacacatacactcacacagagacacacacacagagacacacacactctcacacacagataaTATGGGAATATAAACGTCTGCTCCCTCAACTcccccacacagagacacacacacacacacactcacacagagacacagacacacacactcacacagagacacacacacacagagagacactcacactgacacacacacacacacacacacaatatatggGAATATAAACGTCTGCTCCCtcaactcccacacacacacacacacagagagacactcacactgacacacacacacacacacacacaatatatggGAATATAAACGTCTGCTCCCTTCTGGcgagggaagtttggggtcccctgctggagctgctacccccgtgacccgaccccggataagcggatgaagatggatggatgctcCCTTCTGGCTGTACCACCAAGTTTTTGGGGTGTGGGTAGCTCCTTGAGCACATCGCCTCTAGGGATGACTCCatcattttctttaaatgtaAAGATGGGCTTTCCATCCAGACTTCTTACAACTTTGCCTTAGAAACGTTACGCTGATGTCTGCACCCTCAACCTTCTCCACCAATCCAACGTAGTTATAGGTTTGGATTTACCAGCAAAGATCACGACGACGACGTCACCAGCAGACCGATCCTTGTCACCATCATGTAGTCggtttttttaattacattaaatCTATTTTATTGATCTCTGAAGTTTCTGTCGTAGATATGAATGTGTGCGTGAGAGGACCCCGAGAGATCTGGCTCAGTTGAGGGTCTTTCTCCAACAGTAACAAAGCAAATGATTTATTGTGTTCGGAAAccgttagggttgggtaccgaaacagTAGTAAAGAGACCAAATAACGAAAATTTCgctgcctgacttttttttttcagaagcgtcgctgcacgggacgctacgttacgttagctagcagctggattaaacccaaaggttaaaatgctgacagcttacgttaagcaGTGTAacgtgtgactgtatttccctctagaggatccaacagcgggacgtaacgGTCTGCCTGCAGcagctgttgtcggaaaaacacggacggtgcgttcacttgaaactcgccaacctcgtggtgcattcaaagttattgtaaaatacccttttcccatctggcgcttgtttttgtcgtttaccaggaattcactggtgaaataagtcaccaagttattgttattacatcattaatcatttaatttgaaccatatggccttagcaattaacaagccgttctttaatgtcgccaactgtcgttttgtgctccttttacattttatattatatagattataaatatattatatatatatttcggttcaggcaccggcactgtttaaaagtatcgttttagcaccggtatcggaaaaaacccaatgATAGCCAACCCTAGAAACCGTTCcaactaggcctgcacgattaatcgttataaaagcgcgatctcgattcaccctgttcacgatttaatGTTTAAACGACTTCgatttgttttgatttattgtttatttacgaGCCGACTGCGTCACTAACGCTACTACTGTCCGCGAGCTTTAAACACAGACGGTATAAAACAGGTTTTAAAGAGCCCCCAAGCGCTGCAATGCTCTCCgttctcttcattgaagcctctgtgtttacaggctggtGGTGATGCTCAATAGGTGCCAAAAACAAtgtatgtttggtactgccgaTATGTTTTGTCGTGGTTCATGTCGAAAATCATGATGATAtgatcgtgattcatatttttcgctgaatcgtgcaggcctagttcTAGCCcattaattaaaatgacaagcagcaattacaaaaaaaaaaacccttttaTTAGCATCTCCTGCTttacaatacaacaaaaaccTGAAGAAAAAAGAACTTTGTGATGTGTTTCTGGACACAAAACAAGATATGGTGGCGATTAGgatgtttcttttcatttctacATCTGCAGACCTTCATTTCTAGACTAGATTTGAGTCAGTGAGTGTAACTGAGTGAGCTGTTTCCAACAACAAATATCAAAGTGTTAATCCTCTAATTACGCTTGCCATTAGGGGGTTACGATGCGTGTACTGGTTTCACTGGTGGAGTGGGTCAACACCAGGGCGGGTTTGAGCTCAGACACAGGAAAGGAGGCCGGGGGAGCAGACCGACATCGTTGTCAGATTCAGATCTTACTTCTTGCCGGATTTCTTGATGCCACTGGAGCCTGGAAGGAAAAAACAGGAAACTTTTTGGCTTTAGTTTGTACCATAGACAGTACTCTTAATGGACAGCGACGCCCGTAGACtcagcgttactgagcagcctccaactgagcttgaagacgtagatgtgacgtgagcaacctgtctgaaagttggaagtcttctggtagctgtgccaagagaaatctcaatcattcccaatctagcagagacggagagcgtaggtatatgtaaggagataacatagacacaggctcattattgatcactaaaatgatagttaacattagtcattacacttaaacagctgatggaagtccaaactgcctgagagcttctcctgtactatacggtaactcctctactatgagacaggaagtctcgtggttatgacccaatcgttagcctattgttataaaaacgtctgctacggagccataacgtgagctacaaggtaatggagccttttatacattgtcgtgtttctttagaaataaacaacggacaaatagagtctttaaactcttcagatgtaaaggtattctctgtcaaagtgacgccaaaatgaatgggagtcaatgggatgctaacgggaggagccttagacttttttttttcttagtttcttgggattttttttttacgttttgggttttttttcttcgttttGTTAAAGTGTTTTTCTTCGCTTAACGTTTTCCGCTTTCCTTGCTTATTTTTTATGTGTTGGGGGTTTTTTTCTTCGTGTTTTTTCTCTGGAAACcctaaaacgtaaaaaaaaaaaaaaagcgaagaaaaaaaccaaaacattaaaagcgaagtgctttttttttacattttccgctttttttcctttgctttttttcttcttcgttATTTGGGgggttttctttgctttttttttttttttttttacatctttgctttatttttacgttttttttcttcatttgtttttttttccccaaaaaaagtgaaggaaaaaaaaaccccaaaacgaGGCGAAAGcgaagtgcttttttttttacgttttccgccttttggggtttttttttttctacatttttggttgttttttttccgcttTTTATGTtcgtttgtttatttttccttcgctttttttacgttttttttttcttgcgttttgttttttgtcttcgtttgttttttgttgttttttttcttctcgtctttttttacattttgttttttttctttgctttattgttacgtttattttcttcatttgtttttcttcttctcctctctggggggaaaaacccccaaaatgttaaaaaaccaaAACGTTAAGCGAAGTGctatttttttaacgttttccgcgttttatttttttacgttttgggggtttttttctttgcttttggagtttgacattttgggttttttttctttgctttttttatgttttggcttttttttcctttggttttttacttttttggtttatttttttctctttttacgttttgttttttttcttcgctttttttttactttttgggtttttttcttcgtttgtttttttttttcttctctctgtggggaaaaaaaccccgaaacgtaaaaaaaaaacgttttccgcttttttttttccctcttacgtttttttttttcctcttcgtTATTTGGGGGGTTttcgttgctttttttttacattttggtttttttttcttaggtTTTTTTTTCGTTATTTGGGGGttatctttccttttttttttttttttacattttgggttttttgtctttgctttatttttacgttttattttcttcatttgtttttttttgttttttctctgtggggaaaaaaccccaaaacataaaaaaaagggaagaaaaaaccaaaacattaacatttttttacgttttccgatgttattttttggtttattttttttggctttttaacgtttgttttttttcttcgctTTCTTTGTTATTTGGGgagttttctttgctttttttttacattttgggtttttctttgctttattttacgtttttatccttcatttgttttgtttttttcttcttcttctcctcctctctgggAACAAAACCCCAAAAAGCGTATTGCTTTTTCGTTTTTCTACCTTTGTTATTTGGGgggttttctttgcttttttttacattttgggttttttttctttgctttattttttacgtttttatccttcatttgttttgtttttttcttcttcttctcctcctctgggGGGGAACAAAACccaaaaaacgtaaaaaagtgctttttttttaacgttttccgccttttggttttttttggtattttttacatttttggtttattttttttctctttgcttttttttccttacgttttttctttttcttcgttATTCGGGGGTTTTTCTTTGCttacattgtattttttacgtttttttttccttcatttgtttatttttttcttcctctttcttctctctatgGGGAAAAAACCCCGAAACGTAAAAAAAGCGAagaaaaaacccccaaaacgCTAACAGCGGCcgcttttttttacgttttttttcttcactttgacgtttgtttttttccttacgTTTTTTTCTTacgttttgggttttttttcatcGTTTTTTTCTTCGCCTTTTTTTACGTTTTGGGGTTTTTTAACGTTCTCTtataaaatattgttttcaaatgctataattTGGTTGATAGAAACCTAAATGTCTGAAAGAAActggtcagatttgacccgaggacaacaggagagttAAAAACAGAGTCCCGTACACGTCTTATACTTCTCTGGTCTTACCTAGAGGTCCTTTTCCTGAAGCTTTGGCCTTCAACGCCTCCAGGGCCTTCTGTTCTTCCTTCTGTTTCTGCTTGAAGGCAACATCATCCTGCACACACAGTTTACAATCCGTTGACTAAACTATTACCACAATGTCTCCTATGGCTTATGTATTCCTCTTCAGTTTGGGCTGCAGCCAACATTTATTAAAGCTATTCCAAATCAAGAGACTGGGACGCACAGTctctagcgttagcacccaggaggctgaaacagggcaggttttaaacatgcttttagcctctaaacatgttcaaaatgtcattacaagtgcctacccatgtgcagtgattccttctgagggaacacggGGAATCTGGCTGCAGGAGACGTGACGGAAACGCATAAacgttgtgttaatccagctctgtttagttctggtgttgagacggcaagacgagggcttagggaccgtctacaaactacaacactgaaaagaTATACAACAGTATTTATTAActgaatgattaaataaggtagtgtctccaaacttacctcaattataactcatctcctgctagttgtactacagcacttactttaaaaTAATAAGCATAGAAAATATTGTTGTATATCTTATCGGTGtactttgtagacggtccctaagcccTCGTCTTGCCGTCTCGttcttgaagttggaatcatggcGTGAGGAGATGACAGCGCTCAGGTATATATAAGGTTTTTCCTATATTTccttaataaaataaacactgttacactttttgaaactatttcagcttgtacAAGGTACAATTCCTGTAAAATGTTATCCCATCCGCTCTTTCAACTTGATGACTCACCATATAACGTTACTTTACCgatttgaccgggacagtcccaattctgagttgtttgtgtcccgacaaaagcctgtcgatTACGTAGACATAGGACATAGCAACGGCATAGACATCTGAACAATAAAGGTGGTCCCAGACGAAACTCACTCGATGTCTTTTATTATTTcctagatatgtaggctacataccaagaacattcatgaatattaacggAGATacccccattatgttgtgagcagtaggcctacgtgtgctgtGTCTAATGGCGTCTTTCCATTaaatggtacctgctcgactcacctcgattctacttttttggttttccattacgaaaacaAGTCCCtgctacctgctaacaggtacttttttatAGTACCATCTccatcgaggttccaagcgaactgaggcgataccaaaaggtgacgtgaaagcctGCAGACTCccgattggtcggagagaa encodes the following:
- the tma7 gene encoding translation machinery-associated protein 7 is translated as MSGREGGKKKPLKAPKKQSKDMDDDDVAFKQKQKEEQKALEALKAKASGKGPLGSSGIKKSGKK